The following proteins are co-located in the Apium graveolens cultivar Ventura chromosome 5, ASM990537v1, whole genome shotgun sequence genome:
- the LOC141660272 gene encoding zinc finger BED domain-containing protein RICESLEEPER 2-like, which yields MCLKEWGIAKVFAITVDNASSNATCIQFLKDRFSSRGCDFLKSKYMHMRCIAHKTNLIVKNGLEKVDLSVARVRKAVRYIRQSPARIAKFKECIELVNVDSKSMLCLDVSTRWNSTYLMLNVAQKFQGAFKLYETTNPSYVNELNETDGVPTFWDWGNVRRMVDILVHFYELTLRILGFLYVTSNIFYHEISTINYLLKDWMKSDDNEVKSMGERMKDKYDNYWGNVHKMNKLIYVAIVVDPRYKLEYLEFALREEYGLDVGWKLASDTTFSALSVKDNSEKDAIPLDDWYAEYLVACLQLKS from the exons ATGTGCTTGAAAGAATGGGGAATTGCCAAAGTTTTTGCAATTACGGTTGATAATGCAAGTTCAAATGCTACTTGCATtcaatttttaaaagatagattTTCTTCTAGGGGGTGTGATTTCTTGAAATCAAAATATATGCATATGAGGTGTATTGCACACAAAACTAACTTGATTGTGAAAAATGGACTTGAAAAAGTAGATTTATCGGTTGCTAGGGTAAGAAAAGCGGTGAGGTACATTAGGCAATCTCCGGCTAGAATAGCTAAATTCAAGGAGTGCATTGAATTAGTGAATGTTGATTCTAAATCTATGTTGTGTTTGGATGTAAGTACAAGATGGAACTCTACATACTTGATGCTAAATGTTGCTCAAAAGTTTCAAGGTGCATTTAAACTATATGAAACAACGAATCCCTCCTATGTAAATGAGCTTAATGAGACCGATGGGGTGCCTACTTTTTGGGATTGGGGTAATGTTAGAAGAATGGTTGATATCTTAGTTCACTTTTATGAACTTACCTTGAGAATTTTGGGTTTTTTGTATGTCACATCCAATATATTCTATCATGAGATTAGCACGATTAACTATTTGTTGAAAGATTGGATGAAGAGTGATGATAATGAAGTAAAGTCAATGGGTGAAAGAATGAaagataaatatgacaactatTGGGGTAATGTACACAAAATGAACAAACTCATATATGTGGCGATTGTTGTTGATCCTAGGTACAAATTAGAGTATCTTGAGTTTGCACTTCGTGAGGAATATGGTTTGGATGTCGGTTGGAAGTTGGCAAGTGATACAA CTTTTTCTGCTCTTTCTGTGAAGGATAATAGTGAAAAGGATGCCATACCCTTGGATGACTG GTATGCAGAGTACTTGGTTGCTTGCTTGCAATTAAAGAGCTAA